AGTCCTTGCCGCCATAGATCGCAGCGATTTCTCCGGTGACCGGGCGCACCGCAGCCAATCCGACCCGAACTCGCTGGTCGTCGTATTGCGGCCCAGCTGTTTCCACCGCAGTCACTGCACTACTTTGCGCTTTGCGATCGATAGTCGTGACGATGGTTAAGCCGCCTTGATTGAGCTCAGCTTCGGTCCATCCCATTTCCACCATTTCCCGGCGGACCGCTTCGATGATGTAGCCGTTTTGGCCGGCGTACTGGTTCTTATCCTTCAACTTCTTGAACTTGGGGAATTCCGCGTTCTGGTACTCCTGCTGCGTTATCCACCCCTCGCTGAGCATGCCCTCGAGCACGTAGCTCCAACGAGCCTGCAGCTCATCCGGATAAAGCGATGGTTCGAAGTTGCCGGGAGACTGAATGATTGCTGCTAGCGCCGCGCCCTCCTCCAGGGTGAGTTTGGCGGTCTTCTTCCCGAAGTACACCTCGGAAGCAGCTTCAATCCCGTAAGCCCCACGGCCAAAGTAGATGGTGTTGAGGTAGTCCTCCAGGATCTGATCTTTTGACTCAATCGTCTCTAACTTCACCGACAGGACTAGTTCCCTCAGTTTGCGGGTCCAGGTCTGCTCTTGCGTTAGGTAGGCGTTTTTCACGTACTGCTGGGTGATGGTCGATCCGCCCTGCTTGTCACCACCAGAGACGTTGTTGACGAATGCTCGGGTGATGCCTTGGATCGAAAAGCCACCGTGATCGTAGAAGTCTCGATCCTCAGCCGCCAGAACCGCGTATTGCACATGCTCCGGAACCTCACTAAGCGGGATGCTCGTTCGTCGGACATCTCCTACGCGCCCAATGACATTCTTACCGTCGGCGTAGGTCACCTTGGTGGTCTCCGCCAGAGCGACGTCGTTTTGGTCGGGAACTGGAATCAAGAAAACCGCTAGCGCGAAAACGCCCGCTGCGAGCACGATGCCACTCAGCATCAGCCCCAAGACGAGTTTCCACGACGGTAGGAATCTGCCCGCACCAGTCTTGTCTGACCTTGGGTAGTTGATCACGCTCTCCCCCTTCTCGGTGGCTTACGTGGCTGGCCATCCCCTAGAACGTAGGACATCACCAGATGGTTCCACTCACAGCCACGACACACCTCGACCACGTAGACCCGAAAAGCCCCGTATTGCAGGGCCAGTTCAGGAAGTTCGTTAGCGGCTCTCACGCGACCGGACAGTTCCCCCATCTCCGCACCGAAGGTGTAGGTGATGCACACCAGCTGCTCTCGGCGGCAAACCGGACAATCTCGGGAAGTCTGCTCGCCGTGATACTTGGCAGTGCGCAGCAAAATCGGGTCCGCGTCGCAGATATCTTCCCGTAACCCTCCCCGCACCAGTCCCAGCAAAGTGGCCCGACGTTGCATCGTGTAGTCGATGACATGCCGGGGGCGAGTCGGATCGGCGACTTCTTCCGGCTCTGGCAGCGACTCCCGCGGGGGCTTTGTGGGTGCAGCAGCAACCCGTGAACCACGGGGTAACTGCTGCTGTTTATGAGTCGCCATCCGTCCAGAGTAAGTCTCGAACTGATATTTGCCATCTGCCCGAGATGCAGTTGTTACGTGACTGGAATCGCATACCTACCGGTAGCGGACCACCACGGGATGTTCACGTTGGGCTACCGCCGCGACACGCAAATGTTTATTTGTGCTTGCTACGGGCACACCTAACCCGTAAAGTTGAGAAAACAAGATATATCGAACCGACATATCTGTTTCGAGTATCGGGTCAAGATATCGACGGCAATAGTTCGCCACGACATCTCGGCACACACTCGATGGAGATGACGGACGAGCAGGCAGCCACCTCGTGGCTGTTGGAAGGAAGATCAGTATGGCCAAGCGCTCCGAAGTGCTTGAATTCGCCGTGCTTGGTCTGTTGCAAGACAACCCCATGCACGGCTACGAGTTACGCAAGCGACTCAACAGCGTCCTGGGTACCTTCCGCGCTATTTCCTACGGTTCCCTCTACCCCTGCTTGAAGGGCCTACTACAGCGAGGCCTCATCGAGGAGGCGGGCCCAGCCGATGCTGGTGCGCCAACCCTTTCAGGCCGGCGAGCCAAGATCGTCTACCGCTTAACTGCGGAGGGCAAAGAGCACCTAGCGGATCTACTAGAAGATAGTGGTCCGCAAGCGTGGGAGGACGACAGGTTCGGTGTCCATCTGGCCTTTTTTGGTCGGACCGACGCAGATGTGCGCATGCAGATTCTGCAAGGAAGGCGTTCCCGGCTAGAGGAGCGATTGGCGACGCTACGGACGTCAATGGCTCGCTCACGTGAGCGGCTGGACACCTACACAATCCAGCTTCAGCAACACGGCCTTGACTCAGTTGAGCGTGAGGTCTCGTGGCTGCGAGAACTGATTGACAACGAAACAGAAAACAACCAAGGCAGCGGAACCGCCGTTGCCACCGACTCCGGCAGCGGTCAGCCCGCTCACCGGTAACCGAAGGAGAGAACAGCGATGGGGAAGATTCGCGTCGCACTCGTCGGCGTAGGTAACTGTGCCGCGTCCCTAGTTCAGGGCGTCGAGTACTACCGCAACGCCGACGTCGAGTCCCGTGTTCCGGGGCTTATGCATGTCCAGTTTGGCGAGTACCACGTGGGAGACATCGAGTTTGTGTCCGCCTTCGATGTGGACGCCAAAAAGGTTGGCCAAGACTTGTCTGACGCCATCCTCGCCAGCGAGAACAACACGATCAAGATCTGTGATGTTCCGCCGAGCGGTGTGACCGTGCAACGGGGCCCGACACTAGACGGCCTCGGCAAGTACTACCGGGAAACCATTACCGAGTCCAGCGATGACTCGGTCGACGTGGTGCAGGCACTCAAGGACAGCAAAGCTGACGTCTTGGTCTGCTACCTGCCCGTGGGCTCCGAAGATGCCGCGCGGTTCTACGCTCAGTGCGCCATCGACGCAGGGGTAGCGTTCGTGAACGCGCTTCCGGTCTTCATCGCGGGAACTCCCGAGTGGGCCAAGAAGTTCGAGGACGCTGGTGTCCCAATCGTTGGCGACGACATCAAGTCACAGGTTGGCGCCACCATCACGCACCGAGTGCTCACTAAGTTGTTCGAGGACCGCGGCGTCACCGTCGATCGGACCTACCAGCTCAACGTAGGTGGCAACATGGACTTCAAGAACATGTTGGAGCGCGATCGGTTGGAGTCCAAAAAGATCTCCAAGACTCAGTCGGTCACCTCACAGATGAGCCGGGACATCGGCTCCCGCAACGTTCACATTGGACCGAGCGACTACGTCGAATGGCTTGACGACCGCAAGTGGGCGTTCATCCGGCTAGAGGGCCGTAACTTCGGTGATGTGCCGTTGAACCTGGAGTACAAGCTTGAAGTGTGGGATTCGCCGAACAGCGCCGGCATCATCATCGATGCGCTGCGTGCGGCGAAGATCGCCAAGGACCGCGGCATCGGTGGACCGATTCTGTCGGCCTCCTCATACTTCATGAAGTCCCCACCGGTGCAATACACCGACACGGAAGCCAACCAGGCCGTCCAAGACTTCATCGCCGGAAAAATCGAACGCTAGTCCGATACGAGTCAGCCGAGGGGCCGGGACCGCACTGCGGGCTCGGCCCCTTCGCATTCCCTAGGAACGGCAGCTCTTGACTCATACCGGCCGGAACGCCCTGACCGTAGCCAACGACGCTAGGGTCATCTCATGGAGTTCGACGCACGTGGAATGGCGGTCGGTATCGCCGGAGGAACAGTCCTGGGCACAGTTTTGTGGCTTCTTGTGGGCAACACCGTGCTGATCGGCCTGTTTGCCGCCATCGGCGCAGTTATCGGAATGAACTCGAGCTGGTTCAACCGGGGTGACCAGGAATAGCGTCACTGGACTACCAATGAGAACTAGGCAGTAGCGTCAGACCGTGGCAGAGGACATCCGGGCGCCGATAGCGATCCTGCTGCGCAACACCGGATTTCTTCGGCTGCTAGCGACGAGGCTTACCGGTTCCTTCGGGGATGGGCTACTGCAAGCCGCGTTGGCGTCTTTCGTGTTGTTCTCGCCAGAGCGACAACCCACTCCGCTCGCCATTGCGGTGTCGTTCGGGATTCTGCTACTGCCCTACTCTCTCATCGGACCCTTTGCGGGCGTCTTTCTCGATCGGTGGCGCCGTCGGCAAGTCCTGGCCCGGGCCAACTGGGCTCGCAGTGGCACGGTGCTACTGACTATTCCGGTGGTGGCGGTGGGCCGAGACGGCCTGGACTTGGGTCTCATCGTATTGGCCACGCTGGGCCTCGGTCGATTCGTTTTGGCTGGCCTCTCCGCCGCGCTGCCCCATGTCGTGGAGCAGCAACGACTGGTAACTGCAAACGCGGTGGCACCAACAGCAGGAACGATCATCTATGGGTTGGGGATCCTGGTCGGAATCTCACTTGGGCGCCTCGCTGGCGGTGGCGACACCGGTGTCGGCTACGTACTCGCGGCAGCGGCCCTGATCTACGCTGCAGCAGGATTGGTGCCGCTGTCCTTAGGGCGTGATCGACTGGGTCCCAGCAACGATCAACATGGCGAAACCACCTCAGCTGTTGTTCGAGGTTTGATTGCTGGCTTCCGAGTCCTCACCGCGGACCGGCCCAGTTGGCGCGCTGTCGCTGTTCAGCTGGTGCACCGGTTTGCCTTCGGCGTGCTCACCGTGGTGCTGCTGTTGCTGCTGCGCAACACCATGAATCCCGCCAGCGACCCTGATACGGCGCTGGCAGAGTTTGCACTCGTGGCCGGCGCGGTGACTGCTGGGGCTCTGCTAGCCGCAGTCATTACTCCGACGATGACCCGTCGGACGGGAACCGTGAACTGGACGTCAGTAACCCTGGTGATGGCCGGTGTTGTGGCGCCCATCTCGCTTGGTCAACTGCAGGTGTGGACGCTAGCGCTCGGTGGACTGTTCGTGGGTCTAGCCCAGCAGTCGGCCAAGATCGGGGCCGACACCACGCTGCAACGCAGAATCACCGATGATCATCTGGGTCGGGTGTTCTCGCTCTTCGACGTGGGCGTAAATGTGGCTCTCGTTCTGGGTGCGCTAGTCGTGGCCTTTACCTGGCCCGATAGCGGCTTCTCCTGGATTGGCTTCGTTGTTCTCGGTGGCCTTTACCTAGTCACCGCACTCTGGTACCGCAGTACATCACCCGGAAAGGACGAAGCAACATTAGCGACCGAGTCCTAGTCAGACTGCTGTTCGCGCCACCACTCCAACAGCGCTACCTCGGCCGCCGCAGAACCGATCGGCCCCTGGTCCAGCCGTAGATCGAGCAGGAACTGATACGCCCGACCGACATCTCGTCCGGGCGGAATGTCCAACAAAGTCATGATCTGGTTGCCGTCCAACTCCGGTCGGATGGCCGCCAACTCTTCTTCCACCGCCAGCCGAGCAATCCGGCTTTCCAAGCCGTCGTAAGCCCGCTGTAAAGCCTGAGCTCGTCGGCGGTTGCGGGTAGTGCAGTCGGCACGAGTCAGTTTGTGTAGTCGCGGCAATAGCGGACCAGCATCGCGCACATAGCGACGAACTGCGGAGTCGCTCCATTCGCCAGTCCCATATCCGTGGAATCGAAGATGTAACTCGACCAATCGAGCAACATCATCCACTTGATCGTTGCGGAAGCGGAGTTTGCGGAGCCGCTTAGTCGTCATGCGCGCCCCCACCACCTCATGATGATGGAACGAAACACCGCCGCCAGCCTCGAACTTGCGGGTGCGCGGTTTGCCAATGTCGTGCAGCAATGCGGCAAGTCGCAGCACCAAGTCCGGCCCGCTGTCTTCCAAAGCGATGGCCTGATCGAGCACGGTCAACGAGTGCTCATAAACATCCTTGTGATGGTGATGCTCATCCATTTCCAACTTCAGCAGCGGAATCTCTGGCAACACCTGCTCTGCCAGACCAGTCTGAACGAGGGCCTCAATCCCCAGCCGAGGATTTTGGCCAATCAAGAGCTTCGTCAACTCGTCCCGGACTCGCTCTGCGGAAACGATTCCTAGCCGGTCCGCCATGGTCGTCATCGCAGCCAGTGCCTCCGGCGCTACCGCAACTTCCAACTGTGAAACAAAGCGCGCTGCTCTCATCATGCGCAGCGGATCGTCCGAAAATGACTGCTCCGGCGTTCCCGGCGTACGCAACCGCTTGGCAGCAAGATCGATCAGCCCGCCGTTGTCGTCAACGAATTCGCCGCTGGGAAGGCGAACGGCCATGGCGTTGATGGTGAAATCTCGGCGTATCAAATCAGCCGCGAGCGAGGTACCGAACGCGATTTCCGGTTTGCGGGAATCTTCGGTGTAGGAGTCGCTGCGGTAGGTGGTGATCTCCCACGTCTGCTCTCCCTTCCGCAATCCCACGGTGCCGAAGCGGATCCCCACATCCCAGACCGCATCCGCCCACTCGCGCACAATGGCAATGGTTTGCTCCGGCGTGGCATCCGTGGTCAGGTCAATATCAGTGCCATTGAATTCATGTAGAACGGCATCGCGGACGCAGCCACCGACAGCCGCCAAATCGTGGCCCGCGCGTTGGAACAGCTCACCGATTTCCAACAGGTCGGGGACCCACTCCAGCAAAGCCCGAACAGCCCGTTGCTGAACTTCGGCGATGGCGGGCGGGACTTCTTGGCTCACGTAGGCCAAGGGTAGGTCATTCGTTGGCTAGCGATTCCCACGGGAGCGTAGACCTACCGAGCCACTCCTTGAGTCGCGCATCGTAAGGCTGGAACTCTTCCATCAGTCGAGACCGCGTCTCGGGGTTCAACGGCGGATAACTGCTGGGGGGCAATTTCTGCACCGAGTCAGGTGACTCTTGCTGCCTTTCCCGTAGCGTGATCGGTCTATCTTCATTGAACG
The window above is part of the Actinomycetes bacterium genome. Proteins encoded here:
- a CDS encoding DUF5318 domain-containing protein, which gives rise to MATHKQQQLPRGSRVAAAPTKPPRESLPEPEEVADPTRPRHVIDYTMQRRATLLGLVRGGLREDICDADPILLRTAKYHGEQTSRDCPVCRREQLVCITYTFGAEMGELSGRVRAANELPELALQYGAFRVYVVEVCRGCEWNHLVMSYVLGDGQPRKPPRRGRA
- a CDS encoding PadR family transcriptional regulator, translated to MAKRSEVLEFAVLGLLQDNPMHGYELRKRLNSVLGTFRAISYGSLYPCLKGLLQRGLIEEAGPADAGAPTLSGRRAKIVYRLTAEGKEHLADLLEDSGPQAWEDDRFGVHLAFFGRTDADVRMQILQGRRSRLEERLATLRTSMARSRERLDTYTIQLQQHGLDSVEREVSWLRELIDNETENNQGSGTAVATDSGSGQPAHR
- a CDS encoding inositol-3-phosphate synthase, producing the protein MGKIRVALVGVGNCAASLVQGVEYYRNADVESRVPGLMHVQFGEYHVGDIEFVSAFDVDAKKVGQDLSDAILASENNTIKICDVPPSGVTVQRGPTLDGLGKYYRETITESSDDSVDVVQALKDSKADVLVCYLPVGSEDAARFYAQCAIDAGVAFVNALPVFIAGTPEWAKKFEDAGVPIVGDDIKSQVGATITHRVLTKLFEDRGVTVDRTYQLNVGGNMDFKNMLERDRLESKKISKTQSVTSQMSRDIGSRNVHIGPSDYVEWLDDRKWAFIRLEGRNFGDVPLNLEYKLEVWDSPNSAGIIIDALRAAKIAKDRGIGGPILSASSYFMKSPPVQYTDTEANQAVQDFIAGKIER
- a CDS encoding MFS transporter codes for the protein MAEDIRAPIAILLRNTGFLRLLATRLTGSFGDGLLQAALASFVLFSPERQPTPLAIAVSFGILLLPYSLIGPFAGVFLDRWRRRQVLARANWARSGTVLLTIPVVAVGRDGLDLGLIVLATLGLGRFVLAGLSAALPHVVEQQRLVTANAVAPTAGTIIYGLGILVGISLGRLAGGGDTGVGYVLAAAALIYAAAGLVPLSLGRDRLGPSNDQHGETTSAVVRGLIAGFRVLTADRPSWRAVAVQLVHRFAFGVLTVVLLLLLRNTMNPASDPDTALAEFALVAGAVTAGALLAAVITPTMTRRTGTVNWTSVTLVMAGVVAPISLGQLQVWTLALGGLFVGLAQQSAKIGADTTLQRRITDDHLGRVFSLFDVGVNVALVLGALVVAFTWPDSGFSWIGFVVLGGLYLVTALWYRSTSPGKDEATLATES
- a CDS encoding CCA tRNA nucleotidyltransferase, with the protein product MAYVSQEVPPAIAEVQQRAVRALLEWVPDLLEIGELFQRAGHDLAAVGGCVRDAVLHEFNGTDIDLTTDATPEQTIAIVREWADAVWDVGIRFGTVGLRKGEQTWEITTYRSDSYTEDSRKPEIAFGTSLAADLIRRDFTINAMAVRLPSGEFVDDNGGLIDLAAKRLRTPGTPEQSFSDDPLRMMRAARFVSQLEVAVAPEALAAMTTMADRLGIVSAERVRDELTKLLIGQNPRLGIEALVQTGLAEQVLPEIPLLKLEMDEHHHHKDVYEHSLTVLDQAIALEDSGPDLVLRLAALLHDIGKPRTRKFEAGGGVSFHHHEVVGARMTTKRLRKLRFRNDQVDDVARLVELHLRFHGYGTGEWSDSAVRRYVRDAGPLLPRLHKLTRADCTTRNRRRAQALQRAYDGLESRIARLAVEEELAAIRPELDGNQIMTLLDIPPGRDVGRAYQFLLDLRLDQGPIGSAAAEVALLEWWREQQSD